Proteins from a single region of Paenibacillus sp. BIHB 4019:
- a CDS encoding endo-1,4-beta-xylanase has product MEYKLKGEVSLMKKNRLKRSISLLLVAILMMTALSLSLLPKQTNAEAGAETPSEAERLATDFEDGTTQGWHGRGGNESLTAASSAAHSGAYGLQVTGRTEGWNGPMLDLASFMEVGKTYAFSAWVRLPAGMPDSSISMMIERKTNGNMFYESVAAKTVTENGWVKLSGAYKLLQPIEALGVYFESFASPTLDFNVDDIVIEQIPDPEPIEIQQDIPSLKDVFADDFLLGSSLLVGEIEDSSGPDAQLLKKHFNSLTVGNELKWDATEPLEGQFDFARSDKIVDFAEANDTSVRGHTLIWHSQTPDWVFYDENGNLASKELLFARMKRHIDTVVGRYKGKIYAWDVVNEVIEPGDQKPNGLRNSLWYQIAGEEFIEKAFEYAHEADPEVKLFINDYNTNIPEKRQYLHDLIKRLQDKGIPVDGVGHQTHIGIADPSIQSLDDMLQAFRDLGIEQQITELDMSVYTNDTESYDTFALELQIKQANRYKEIFDVFKKHKDQITAVIFWGKDDLNTWLRTFPVTRNNWPLLFDERLQAKFAYWALVDPSKVPVETLQATATEGSAKIDGKLEEAWNRAPLVSVLKEGEAIAKFKTLWDKRYLYFTVDVSDKTANGSDAVELYIDGNNGKTTSYEADDRKYTFWRSGASKVKNANYKAIKTEGGYRIEAAVPISATVLGKELGLDVRIVDKSGSIVTKTSWNDKTNSQDADTSKFGVLKLSEGPQYAKAVKGTPVIDGSIDAVWANTKSIVTDRWVTGSSGSKAKVRTLWDGRRLYVLAEVTDSLLSKQSANVWEQDSVEIFIDQNNAASSSYQADDGQYRINFVNEQSVNPVSLSGNLISAVKRTANGYVVEASIAWIGKAPKAGELIGFDVQVNNDEDGDGDRDSVAVWNDRSGQSYQNTFGFGVLKLTGASGK; this is encoded by the coding sequence ATGGAATATAAGTTGAAAGGCGAGGTGTCTTTAATGAAGAAAAATCGATTGAAACGTTCTATTTCATTGTTATTGGTTGCCATTTTGATGATGACGGCTTTGTCGCTCAGTTTGCTGCCAAAGCAGACGAATGCGGAAGCTGGCGCAGAGACGCCAAGCGAGGCGGAACGGCTCGCGACGGATTTCGAGGACGGTACTACACAAGGCTGGCATGGACGCGGCGGCAACGAAAGTCTGACAGCTGCCTCATCGGCCGCCCATTCGGGAGCATACGGTCTTCAGGTTACTGGGAGAACGGAAGGATGGAACGGCCCCATGCTCGATTTGGCATCATTTATGGAGGTTGGCAAAACCTACGCGTTTTCGGCATGGGTTCGCCTGCCTGCGGGAATGCCTGATTCATCCATCTCGATGATGATTGAGCGGAAAACGAATGGGAATATGTTTTATGAGTCAGTTGCCGCCAAAACGGTAACGGAAAACGGCTGGGTAAAATTATCTGGCGCGTACAAATTGCTTCAGCCGATTGAGGCCTTGGGTGTATACTTCGAATCATTCGCTAGCCCGACCCTTGATTTTAACGTGGACGATATTGTCATTGAGCAAATTCCAGATCCTGAACCGATTGAAATTCAACAGGATATTCCATCCCTTAAGGACGTGTTTGCCGATGATTTTTTACTCGGCTCCTCCCTGCTAGTGGGTGAAATTGAAGATTCCTCAGGGCCGGATGCGCAGCTGCTAAAGAAGCATTTCAATAGCTTGACCGTTGGCAATGAGCTTAAATGGGACGCTACAGAGCCGCTGGAAGGACAATTCGATTTTGCGCGCTCGGACAAGATTGTCGATTTTGCTGAGGCAAACGACACTTCCGTACGCGGCCATACGCTCATCTGGCATTCCCAAACGCCGGATTGGGTGTTCTACGATGAGAACGGCAATCTTGCCAGCAAGGAATTGCTGTTTGCAAGGATGAAGCGTCATATTGATACGGTAGTCGGCCGATACAAAGGCAAAATCTACGCATGGGACGTCGTGAATGAGGTTATCGAGCCTGGCGACCAGAAGCCGAACGGCCTGCGCAACAGCTTATGGTATCAAATAGCTGGCGAGGAATTTATCGAGAAGGCGTTCGAATATGCGCATGAAGCAGATCCAGAGGTCAAGCTGTTCATTAACGACTACAACACGAATATTCCTGAAAAACGGCAATATTTGCATGATTTGATCAAGCGCCTGCAGGATAAGGGCATCCCTGTGGATGGTGTCGGCCATCAGACACATATTGGCATTGCGGACCCGTCCATTCAGTCTCTTGATGATATGCTTCAGGCTTTCCGGGACCTAGGCATTGAGCAGCAGATCACGGAGCTGGATATGAGCGTCTATACGAATGACACGGAATCCTATGATACGTTTGCGCTTGAGCTGCAGATTAAGCAGGCGAACCGATACAAGGAAATTTTCGATGTGTTTAAGAAACACAAGGACCAGATTACTGCAGTAATCTTCTGGGGCAAGGATGATCTTAATACATGGCTGCGTACCTTCCCTGTCACGCGCAATAATTGGCCGCTATTGTTCGATGAACGGCTTCAGGCGAAATTCGCGTATTGGGCACTCGTCGATCCGAGCAAGGTGCCAGTCGAAACGCTGCAAGCAACGGCGACAGAGGGAAGCGCGAAGATCGATGGCAAGCTGGAGGAGGCATGGAATAGAGCGCCGCTCGTATCCGTGCTTAAGGAAGGCGAAGCGATTGCCAAGTTTAAGACGCTATGGGATAAGAGGTATCTTTATTTTACAGTTGATGTGTCGGATAAAACGGCGAACGGCAGCGATGCGGTCGAGCTTTACATCGACGGCAACAATGGCAAGACGACGTCTTACGAGGCGGACGACAGGAAATATACGTTCTGGCGTAGTGGGGCAAGTAAGGTTAAAAACGCGAACTATAAGGCGATCAAGACGGAAGGAGGCTACCGTATAGAAGCAGCGGTGCCAATAAGCGCTACGGTGCTCGGCAAAGAGCTTGGGCTTGATGTGCGAATCGTTGACAAGTCCGGCAGCATAGTAACGAAAACATCCTGGAATGACAAGACGAATTCGCAGGATGCCGATACGTCCAAATTCGGTGTGTTGAAGCTTAGTGAAGGACCCCAATACGCTAAAGCTGTAAAAGGCACGCCTGTCATTGATGGCAGCATTGATGCGGTATGGGCGAATACAAAATCAATCGTGACTGACCGCTGGGTCACTGGCTCCAGCGGATCGAAGGCGAAGGTGCGGACATTATGGGACGGACGACGTTTGTACGTGCTGGCCGAGGTGACCGACTCGCTGCTATCGAAGCAGAGCGCCAACGTATGGGAGCAGGATTCAGTAGAGATTTTCATCGACCAGAATAATGCTGCGAGCAGCAGCTATCAAGCCGATGACGGCCAGTACCGGATTAACTTCGTTAATGAGCAGAGTGTCAATCCCGTTTCATTGAGTGGAAATCTAATCTCAGCTGTGAAGCGGACGGCGAATGGTTATGTAGTGGAAGCATCTATCGCATGGATCGGGAAGGCGCCAAAAGCCGGAGAGCTGATCGGCTTTGACGTCCAGGTCAACAATGACGAGGATGGCGACGGGGACCGCGATAGTGTGGCCGTCTGGAATGATCGGTCCGGACAGTCGTACCAGAATACATTCGGCTTTGGGGTCTTGAAGCTGACGGGCGCAAGCGGAAAGTAG
- a CDS encoding endo-1,4-beta-xylanase, giving the protein MNATDSLAGSFKNDFLIGAAVNSHTIVSQRELLVRHYNSLTAENEMKFESVHPAEHTYTFEEADRIAQFASEHGMKLRGHTLVWHNQTPDWVFDDGNGGLAARETLLARMKAHIETVVQRYRDTIYCWDVVNEAVTDDGEEWLRPSRWLEGIGDDYMAQAFRFAHKADPAALLFYNDYNECNPGKREKIYRLVKSLLEQGVPVHGIGLQAHWNLTDPSLADIRAAIERYASLGLKLQITEMDVSVFAFDDRRTDLAVPTTEMLRQQELRYRQFFELFREYRDVLTGVTFWGAADDYTWLDYFPVRGRKNWPLLFDTEQRAKGAYYEVVNLSASRAAEQ; this is encoded by the coding sequence ATGAATGCGACGGATAGTTTGGCGGGAAGCTTCAAAAATGATTTTTTGATTGGTGCTGCGGTCAATAGTCACACAATCGTAAGCCAACGTGAGCTGCTGGTCAGGCACTATAACAGTTTAACGGCGGAGAACGAGATGAAATTCGAGAGCGTTCACCCTGCTGAACATACGTATACCTTCGAGGAGGCTGACCGAATTGCCCAGTTTGCCAGCGAGCATGGCATGAAGCTGCGCGGACATACATTGGTGTGGCATAATCAGACGCCGGATTGGGTATTCGACGATGGAAACGGCGGTTTGGCAGCCCGGGAAACGCTGCTTGCCCGGATGAAGGCTCACATCGAGACGGTTGTACAGCGTTACCGCGATACAATCTACTGCTGGGATGTCGTCAACGAAGCGGTCACCGACGATGGGGAGGAATGGCTGCGGCCCTCGAGGTGGCTGGAGGGCATCGGCGACGATTATATGGCCCAAGCATTCCGATTTGCCCATAAAGCCGATCCTGCTGCGTTGTTGTTCTACAACGATTACAACGAGTGCAACCCGGGCAAGCGAGAGAAAATTTATCGGCTCGTCAAATCGCTGCTTGAGCAGGGGGTTCCTGTACACGGCATCGGTTTGCAGGCGCACTGGAATTTAACAGATCCGTCTTTGGCGGACATTCGAGCGGCAATCGAGCGTTATGCATCGCTTGGCTTGAAGCTGCAAATAACGGAGATGGATGTGTCGGTCTTCGCCTTTGACGACCGACGTACGGATTTGGCGGTACCGACAACCGAAATGCTGCGTCAGCAGGAACTGCGTTACCGGCAGTTTTTTGAGCTTTTCCGCGAATATCGGGATGTGCTGACCGGTGTTACCTTCTGGGGAGCGGCAGACGACTATACGTGGCTGGACTATTTCCCGGTTAGAGGCCGCAAAAATTGGCCGCTATTGTTTGATACGGAGCAGCGGGCGAAAGGCGCCTATTACGAGGTTGTCAATCTGTCTGCCAGTAGAGCAGCAGAGCAGTAG
- a CDS encoding helix-turn-helix domain-containing protein has translation MYKILLVDSMIHSRERTQNMLDWSHLGFIIQAYADNSSDALALLNREPLSLVLINIKNTQADGMLLCEHIREQSRVPIILLEGSDDFQQVRKALAYQVSDYIAQPVLASDLTASLLAVKKELDSFSDDPPLAASAPLPFKRKPHAASIIDVVKKYVEEELHLNITLKKISALLHFNCAYLGQKFKDHENMSFNEYLLQQRMEKAKLLLEKTDMRIYEIANEVGYTEIDWFYKKFKAYTGASANEYRKQIS, from the coding sequence GTGTATAAGATATTGCTTGTTGATTCAATGATTCATTCGAGGGAACGAACGCAGAACATGCTTGACTGGAGCCATTTAGGTTTTATCATACAAGCGTATGCGGACAATTCCTCAGACGCCCTGGCTTTATTGAATAGGGAGCCACTTTCCCTTGTTCTGATTAATATTAAAAACACTCAAGCTGATGGCATGCTGCTCTGCGAGCATATCCGCGAGCAAAGCCGTGTTCCCATTATCCTCTTGGAGGGCAGCGATGATTTCCAGCAGGTGAGGAAAGCTTTAGCTTATCAAGTAAGCGATTACATTGCGCAGCCCGTTCTCGCAAGCGATTTAACGGCAAGTTTACTTGCTGTAAAAAAAGAGCTCGATTCCTTTTCAGATGATCCGCCTCTTGCAGCTTCAGCGCCGCTTCCCTTCAAGAGAAAACCTCATGCTGCATCCATTATCGATGTCGTGAAAAAATACGTGGAGGAAGAACTGCACCTTAACATTACGCTGAAAAAAATCTCAGCCCTACTGCACTTCAACTGCGCTTACTTAGGTCAAAAATTCAAGGACCATGAAAACATGTCGTTTAATGAATATCTCCTTCAGCAGCGGATGGAAAAAGCAAAGCTGCTGCTCGAAAAAACGGATATGCGCATCTATGAAATTGCTAATGAGGTCGGTTATACTGAAATCGATTGGTTCTACAAGAAATTCAAAGCGTATACAGGAGCCAGTGCGAACGAATATAGAAAGCAAATCTCTTAA
- a CDS encoding extracellular solute-binding protein, with the protein MQVRKMAVVFLSLMLIFTLAACSGNSGSDATGSSGGNGNTEKAEASVNEGLETADPAGTNDAGTETGDELSTPEMDFDMGGRVIKIVSWWDMTISEDNPDNIQRKKNLEELMEKHNFKVEYVAVDYGEYQQKVVASLVAGEPLGDIVRLGKAYMIPSLVQQDLIWPIDEYTKNTKVFNQKVTNEFMQYEGRGYGFTDNQSDFMGGIFYNRTLLNQLGLKPLQDYVKEDNWNWDTFIQVAKEANKDTNNDGKLDRWGLSQGGLMEQALYSNEAGLTQGNKQNLEDPKTVEAFNFISRVATEKVARATEGGDWTEPGQFFRQGNTLMYAGAIWEIGGLKNDMKDFDIGFVPFPKGPSASAYHSGEALFQSLAIPKKVEHPEQLMYIWEKINDVDSIYDYPDQATLESNFTNEDDIENAIISGKGMLVLDHNTFPKLPYYDIIGELTSGNSVSTVISKYKAKVQAAIDEVYKK; encoded by the coding sequence GTGCAAGTGAGAAAAATGGCAGTCGTTTTTTTAAGTTTAATGTTGATATTTACATTGGCAGCATGCAGCGGAAATTCTGGCAGTGATGCGACTGGAAGCAGCGGCGGTAACGGCAATACGGAAAAAGCAGAGGCAAGCGTAAACGAAGGTTTGGAAACAGCCGATCCTGCTGGAACTAATGATGCTGGGACGGAAACCGGAGATGAGCTGTCGACGCCAGAGATGGATTTCGACATGGGCGGACGGGTGATCAAAATCGTATCGTGGTGGGATATGACGATATCCGAGGACAATCCAGACAACATTCAGCGCAAGAAAAATCTGGAAGAGCTAATGGAGAAGCATAATTTTAAAGTGGAATACGTCGCTGTTGACTACGGTGAGTATCAGCAGAAAGTTGTCGCATCTTTGGTGGCAGGCGAGCCACTGGGCGATATCGTCAGACTGGGTAAAGCCTATATGATTCCGTCCTTGGTCCAACAAGATTTAATTTGGCCGATTGATGAATATACGAAAAATACGAAGGTATTCAACCAGAAGGTTACAAATGAGTTTATGCAGTATGAAGGCAGAGGCTATGGTTTTACGGATAATCAGTCTGATTTTATGGGTGGCATTTTCTATAATCGCACTCTTCTGAATCAGCTGGGACTTAAGCCGCTTCAGGATTATGTGAAGGAAGATAATTGGAACTGGGACACGTTCATTCAAGTTGCCAAAGAGGCCAACAAGGATACGAATAACGATGGGAAGCTGGACAGATGGGGACTTTCACAAGGCGGGCTGATGGAACAGGCACTGTACTCTAATGAAGCAGGTCTTACCCAAGGAAATAAGCAAAATTTAGAAGATCCCAAAACGGTGGAAGCCTTTAATTTCATTTCCCGCGTGGCAACCGAGAAGGTTGCAAGAGCTACGGAAGGCGGAGATTGGACAGAGCCCGGCCAATTTTTCCGTCAAGGCAATACGCTGATGTATGCAGGCGCCATTTGGGAGATCGGAGGACTCAAGAATGATATGAAGGATTTTGACATTGGCTTCGTTCCCTTTCCTAAAGGCCCGAGTGCTTCCGCCTATCATTCTGGAGAAGCGCTCTTCCAGTCTCTGGCTATTCCCAAAAAAGTCGAGCATCCAGAGCAGCTAATGTATATTTGGGAAAAAATAAACGATGTCGATTCGATTTATGATTATCCAGATCAAGCTACGCTGGAGAGCAACTTTACGAATGAGGATGATATTGAGAACGCAATAATTTCCGGAAAAGGCATGCTTGTTCTCGACCACAATACGTTCCCGAAATTGCCTTATTACGATATTATAGGCGAGCTTACTTCTGGAAACTCGGTATCTACCGTTATCAGCAAGTACAAGGCGAAGGTGCAAGCTGCAATTGACGAAGTGTATAAAAAATAA
- a CDS encoding extracellular solute-binding protein — MNSKAKKYAIAILALVLFFLSIWGFNSPTQSDSGKVQAMSDFEMGEHSYAKGSYDDYLNSYSAAERPAQVIRIEGESFSKTVGDGFERADRFEGLDGKAVITPEAGSISWDVGIAKAGLYNIRIHYYPIEGKSSAIERQLAINEKVPFKGAEMLLFNRLWSNRDDEIRRDDRGNDLRPRQVEKPAWQLKALTDSSGYYDEPYLFYFDQGKQTLSLTSSREPMAIDYIELYQEQATKSYAELKKEYEAAGLAPVKDQYVTIQAEEAVLKSSPTLNPLTDRSSPSVIPYDASKLRINTIGGLNWKLPGQWIEWEVEVPENGLYQIALKRKQDQLRGVYSTRSLMIDGQYPFTEMKQIPFKFDMNWQMNVLGGAQPYLFHLTKGTHRIRMAVTLGEIAPLLRTIESSVLQLNELYRKILIITSNTPDPYRDYQLEKRIPEMTKVFKEQAATIQRVADYLELATGERSDKVAVLHTMVRQLEEMVDKPETVARRLNAFKINVGGLGTWILTVREQPLTLDYLVVSSPESELPQAEATAFNRIKHELSGYIASYTEDYDSIGNTGENLTVWITTGRDQAQVLKSLIDDSFTPESNISVKLRLVPGNILLPATLAGEGPDVAMQIGEDVPVNYAMRNASADLSSFADFKEVASRFRESALVPYAYSNGVYALPEQQTFPMLFYRKDILEDLELEPPKTWQDVYNMISVLQKHNMEFYLPIEAATNNASLVPNATFAMLLYQNGGAFYREEDKKSALDSEISMEAFKTWSKFYTNYKFPLQADFPNRFRTGEMPVGIADYTTYNALTVMAPEIKGLWDFTIVPGMEQQNGSINHEVASHTTAVMMLENANDKDSAWEFMKWWTDKETQVAYGREMEGLMGEAARYPTANMEALEQLPWPTKDYKNLESQWQWVRGIPQVPGGYFTGRHLDNAFRKVVNGKENPREALSDYILYINDEIAIKRKEFNLPY, encoded by the coding sequence TTGAACAGCAAAGCGAAGAAATACGCAATCGCCATACTTGCTCTCGTCTTATTTTTTTTGTCCATTTGGGGCTTTAATTCTCCAACTCAATCTGATAGCGGGAAGGTTCAAGCCATGAGTGATTTTGAGATGGGGGAGCATTCCTATGCCAAGGGCAGCTATGACGATTATTTGAACAGTTATTCGGCTGCCGAGCGTCCGGCTCAAGTTATCCGAATCGAAGGGGAAAGCTTTTCGAAAACGGTTGGAGATGGCTTTGAAAGGGCAGATCGATTTGAAGGCTTGGATGGAAAAGCGGTAATAACGCCGGAGGCTGGAAGCATTAGCTGGGATGTGGGTATTGCTAAGGCGGGGCTTTATAATATCAGAATTCATTATTACCCGATAGAGGGGAAAAGCTCCGCGATCGAAAGACAGCTTGCCATTAATGAGAAGGTGCCCTTCAAGGGTGCGGAAATGCTGTTGTTCAACCGATTGTGGAGCAATCGCGATGATGAAATAAGAAGAGATGACAGAGGAAACGATCTGCGCCCGAGACAGGTGGAGAAGCCGGCATGGCAGCTCAAGGCTTTGACGGATAGCAGCGGTTATTATGACGAACCCTACTTATTCTATTTTGACCAAGGCAAGCAAACGCTGTCGCTGACGTCATCGCGAGAGCCTATGGCTATCGATTATATCGAGTTGTATCAGGAGCAAGCGACAAAGTCTTATGCAGAGTTGAAGAAAGAGTATGAAGCCGCAGGCTTAGCACCTGTTAAAGATCAGTACGTGACGATTCAGGCGGAAGAAGCGGTGCTGAAGTCTTCCCCGACCTTAAACCCGCTGACTGACAGATCGAGTCCGTCGGTCATTCCGTACGATGCTTCCAAGCTTAGAATCAACACGATCGGCGGACTTAACTGGAAGCTGCCGGGGCAGTGGATCGAGTGGGAAGTGGAGGTGCCGGAGAACGGGCTGTATCAAATCGCTTTGAAGCGCAAGCAGGATCAGCTTCGGGGCGTTTACAGCACACGCAGCCTAATGATTGACGGCCAGTATCCGTTTACGGAAATGAAGCAAATCCCGTTTAAATTCGATATGAACTGGCAGATGAATGTACTCGGTGGAGCGCAGCCGTATTTATTCCATCTGACGAAAGGAACGCATCGGATTCGGATGGCGGTTACCCTCGGTGAAATTGCACCGCTGCTGCGGACGATCGAGTCTAGCGTTTTGCAGCTGAATGAGCTGTACAGGAAAATATTGATCATTACCTCCAATACGCCGGATCCCTATCGCGATTATCAATTGGAGAAGCGGATTCCGGAAATGACGAAGGTGTTCAAGGAGCAGGCGGCAACGATTCAGCGTGTGGCTGATTATTTGGAGTTAGCGACGGGGGAGCGAAGCGACAAAGTAGCTGTACTGCATACGATGGTTCGTCAATTGGAAGAAATGGTGGACAAACCGGAAACCGTCGCAAGGCGCTTGAATGCCTTCAAAATCAATGTCGGCGGTCTTGGAACATGGATTCTGACCGTACGTGAACAACCGCTTACGCTTGATTATCTGGTTGTCTCCTCGCCCGAGAGCGAGCTCCCGCAGGCGGAGGCGACAGCGTTCAATCGAATCAAGCACGAGCTTAGCGGCTATATAGCCTCATATACCGAGGACTATGACAGCATTGGCAATACGGGAGAAAACCTGACCGTGTGGATTACGACAGGGCGGGATCAGGCGCAGGTATTGAAAAGCTTGATTGATGATTCCTTTACACCGGAATCGAATATTTCAGTGAAGCTTAGGCTCGTCCCGGGCAACATTCTTCTGCCGGCGACTCTAGCAGGCGAAGGGCCGGACGTTGCGATGCAGATTGGTGAAGATGTCCCCGTCAACTATGCGATGCGGAACGCCTCGGCCGACTTATCGAGCTTTGCTGATTTCAAGGAGGTAGCATCCCGGTTCCGTGAAAGCGCATTGGTGCCTTATGCGTACAGCAACGGGGTATATGCACTTCCTGAGCAGCAGACGTTCCCGATGCTGTTTTATCGCAAAGATATTTTGGAGGATCTGGAGCTGGAGCCGCCCAAAACGTGGCAGGATGTATACAACATGATATCCGTACTGCAAAAGCATAATATGGAATTTTATTTGCCGATTGAGGCGGCGACCAATAACGCGAGCCTCGTTCCGAATGCGACCTTCGCGATGCTGCTGTACCAAAACGGAGGAGCATTTTATCGAGAGGAAGACAAAAAAAGCGCTTTGGACTCCGAGATATCCATGGAAGCCTTCAAAACATGGTCGAAATTTTATACGAATTACAAGTTTCCGCTGCAGGCGGATTTCCCTAACCGTTTTCGGACAGGCGAGATGCCCGTCGGCATTGCGGATTATACGACCTACAATGCACTGACGGTTATGGCACCGGAAATAAAAGGGCTATGGGACTTTACAATCGTGCCCGGCATGGAGCAGCAGAACGGCTCGATCAATCATGAAGTCGCCAGCCATACAACCGCAGTGATGATGCTTGAGAATGCAAATGACAAGGACTCGGCATGGGAATTTATGAAATGGTGGACGGACAAGGAAACCCAAGTGGCCTATGGACGCGAGATGGAAGGGCTTATGGGGGAAGCGGCACGTTATCCGACAGCTAATATGGAGGCGCTTGAGCAATTGCCTTGGCCGACCAAAGACTACAAAAATCTGGAAAGCCAGTGGCAGTGGGTAAGAGGAATTCCGCAGGTTCCGGGCGGCTACTTCACAGGCAGACATTTGGATAATGCGTTCCGAAAAGTAGTCAACGGAAAAGAGAATCCTCGCGAGGCGTTATCCGATTATATTTTGTACATTAATGATGAAATTGCGATCAAACGGAAGGAATTCAACTTACCGTACTAG
- a CDS encoding sugar ABC transporter permease produces MQADTATGKAVPKLVQPTKASKWAHTLNELKRNKHYYILMSPYMLIFFLFTVIPVVFSLGLSFFYFNMLEFPRFVGWQNYSRLFLNDDVFMIALKNTFMFAVITGPVSYIACFLFAWIINELSPKIRAIMTLIFYAPSISGNVFFIWLIVFSGDSYGYLNGFLIKYGFMLEPILWLTNEKYILPIVILVQLWLSLGTSFLAFIAGLQTIDQTLIEAGAVDGINNRWQELWFITLPSMRPQLLFGAVLQITGAFAVADISIALAGFPSVNYAAHTVVTHLMDYGSIRFEMGYASAIATVLFAIMLGTNMLTQKMLRKVGE; encoded by the coding sequence GTGCAAGCTGATACAGCAACAGGCAAAGCTGTTCCTAAACTCGTCCAGCCGACGAAGGCGTCCAAATGGGCACATACGTTGAATGAGTTAAAAAGAAACAAGCATTACTATATTTTGATGAGTCCGTATATGCTCATTTTCTTCTTATTTACGGTCATTCCAGTCGTATTCTCTCTAGGTCTAAGCTTCTTTTATTTTAATATGCTCGAATTTCCGCGGTTTGTTGGCTGGCAAAACTATTCAAGGCTGTTTCTTAACGACGATGTATTCATGATTGCCTTGAAAAATACCTTTATGTTCGCAGTCATTACCGGTCCGGTCAGCTATATCGCTTGTTTTCTATTTGCATGGATCATCAATGAGCTGTCACCGAAGATTCGTGCGATTATGACCTTGATTTTTTATGCGCCATCCATTTCCGGAAATGTGTTTTTTATATGGCTGATCGTATTTTCCGGGGATAGCTACGGCTATTTGAATGGATTTCTGATCAAATATGGATTTATGCTGGAACCGATTTTATGGCTGACGAATGAGAAATATATTTTGCCCATCGTAATTCTCGTCCAGCTATGGCTCAGTTTAGGCACGAGCTTTCTCGCCTTTATCGCCGGCCTGCAAACCATTGACCAGACGCTGATAGAAGCGGGCGCCGTTGACGGCATAAACAATCGTTGGCAGGAATTGTGGTTTATTACGCTGCCTTCCATGAGACCCCAGCTATTATTCGGCGCTGTCCTGCAAATTACCGGGGCATTCGCAGTTGCCGATATCTCCATTGCGCTGGCTGGCTTTCCGAGCGTCAACTATGCTGCGCATACGGTCGTTACGCACCTTATGGATTACGGCTCGATTCGCTTTGAGATGGGCTACGCGTCGGCCATTGCGACGGTTCTTTTTGCCATTATGCTTGGAACGAATATGTTGACGCAGAAAATGCTGCGAAAGGTCGGTGAGTGA
- a CDS encoding carbohydrate ABC transporter permease yields the protein MKMLAVLRTPKKLNRSFTVSFLLFALLALFGAFMALPLIYAVNNAFKPLDELFIFPPRLFVNNPTMDNFFDLVALMGNSWVPLTRYIANTVIITIVGTAGHILLASAAAYPLAKYRFLGAKTLFSIVVLSLMFSGHVTAIPNYMVMSWLGWINTHASIIVPSLAFPLGLFLMKQFMEQIPDALLEAAKIDGANEYRIYWSIVMPNVKPAWLTLMILQFPMLWGTDGGSFIYSENLKTLHYALGQITQGGIARAGVGAAVALILMVVPITLFIISQSSVIQTMATSGMKE from the coding sequence ATGAAAATGCTCGCGGTCCTGCGAACGCCCAAAAAGCTCAATCGTTCCTTTACAGTCAGCTTTTTGCTGTTTGCGCTCCTTGCCTTATTCGGTGCGTTTATGGCACTGCCCTTGATTTATGCTGTGAACAATGCGTTTAAGCCGCTTGATGAACTATTTATTTTTCCGCCACGCCTATTTGTGAACAACCCGACAATGGATAATTTCTTTGATCTGGTGGCGTTGATGGGCAATTCGTGGGTGCCGCTCACGCGATATATCGCTAATACGGTAATCATTACAATTGTCGGTACGGCCGGGCATATTTTACTCGCCTCGGCAGCGGCATATCCGCTGGCTAAATACCGATTTTTAGGGGCCAAAACGTTATTCTCTATCGTTGTGCTGTCGCTGATGTTTTCCGGGCATGTGACGGCCATTCCTAACTATATGGTAATGTCCTGGCTGGGATGGATTAATACACATGCATCCATTATTGTGCCGTCACTCGCTTTTCCATTGGGTCTATTTCTTATGAAGCAATTTATGGAGCAAATACCGGATGCCTTGCTGGAGGCGGCGAAAATTGACGGCGCTAATGAATACCGGATTTACTGGAGCATTGTAATGCCCAATGTGAAGCCTGCATGGTTAACGCTCATGATTTTACAGTTTCCAATGCTGTGGGGGACCGATGGGGGCAGCTTTATCTATAGCGAGAACTTAAAGACGCTGCATTATGCTTTAGGTCAAATTACGCAAGGAGGAATTGCCAGAGCAGGAGTTGGTGCGGCAGTTGCGCTGATCTTGATGGTTGTTCCAATTACACTCTTTATCATTTCCCAGAGCAGCGTCATTCAGACGATGGCCACTTCCGGAATGAAAGAGTAG